In one window of Camelina sativa cultivar DH55 chromosome 15, Cs, whole genome shotgun sequence DNA:
- the LOC104748105 gene encoding LOW QUALITY PROTEIN: putative glycine--tRNA ligase, cytoplasmic (The sequence of the model RefSeq protein was modified relative to this genomic sequence to represent the inferred CDS: inserted 1 base in 1 codon) produces MSSTEQSLLHAKSEKSSAVEDQEXPVQPLNAAKPESNVAIGSLLVDKVKAEKSAVEKEPEAFRQAVANILEKRSFYNPSFDIYGGVAGLLDYGPSGRLVELNVLSFWRKYFVNEDMLEVGCSALTPEIVFNASGHVKKFTDLMVKDEITGAFHRADHLIKGYCERRKKDVSISDEKSAELDNLLAVAEDLSAEELGAKIKEYGITAPHTNNPLSHPPRPFNLMFQTSIGPTGSALGYLRPETAQGIFVNFKNYYNDNGRKLPFAVAQVGRVFRNEISPRQGPIRAREFLLAEIEHFVDPENKSHPKFPDVESLELLMFPREEQEMSGQSAKKLCLGEAVANGTVNSETLGYFIGRVYLFLVSLGIDKERLRFRQHKAKEIVKV; encoded by the exons ATGAGCTCTACGGAACAATCTCTTCTTCATGCGAAATCGGAGAAATCCTCGGCCGTCGAAGACCAGG ACCCCGTGCAACCTCTAAACGCAGCGAAACCGGAGAGCAACGTTGCAATTGGGAGTCTCTTGGTCGACAAAGTGAAGGCTGAGAAATCCGCCGTCGAGAAGGAGCCTGAGGCTTTCCGACAAGCCGTGGCCAATATTCTCGAGAAGCGTTCTTTCTACAATCCATCTTTCGATATTTACGGTGGCGTCGCTGGACTTTTAGATTACGGTCCCAGTGGCCGCCTTGTTGAACTTAATGTACTTAGCTTCTGGCGTAAGTATTTCGTTAATGAGGACATGCTTGAAGTTGGTTGTTCAGCTTTGACACCAGAGATCGTTTTTAATGCCTCTGGCcatgtaaaaaaatttactgaCCTTATGGTCAAGGATGAGATAACTGGTGCATTTCACCGTGCCGACCACTTGATCAAGGGTTATTGTGAAAGGCGAAAGAAAGATGTTAGCATCTCTGATGAGAAATCTGCTGAATTGGATAATCTCCTCGCTGTTGCGGAAGATCTTTCTGCAGAAGAGCTTGGTGCCAAGATTAAGGAATATGGAATCACTGCTCCCCACACTAATAATCCACTTTCTCATCCTCCTCGCCCCTTCAACTTGATGTTTCAAACATCCATTGGCCCAACTGGTTCCGCTCTCGG TTACCTGCGTCCTGAAACTGCTCAAGGCATTTTTGTCAACTTTAAGAACTATTATAATGACAATGGGAGAAAACTTCCTTTTGCCGTGGCTCAAGTTGGTCGAGTCTTTAGGAATGAG ATATCCCCTCGTCAAGGGCCTATAAGAGCTCGTGAATTCTTGCTGGCAGAAATTGAGCACTTTGTTGATCCTGAGAATAAGTCACATCCCAAATTCCCTGACGTAGAATCATTGGAATTGCTTATGTTTCctagagaagaacaagaaatgtCTGGCCAATCTGCGAAAAAACTTTGCCTTGGCGAAGCTGTTGCCAATGGCACTGTCAACAGTGAAACTCTAGGATACTTCATTGGGAGAGTGTATCTTTTCCTTGTCTCTCTCGGCATAGACAAGGAACGGCTGCGTTTCCGCCAGcacaaagcaaaagaaattgtaaaggtatag
- the LOC104748106 gene encoding zinc finger protein ZAT5-like — IPPFLLEAAAEAVSAAREQSLILKGKRTKRQRPQSPIPFSIIPPMSSQEPDAEEESTSLVSKEQNLNDEINNNNNKNDNNTNLINGVTSSSSASSSSNNNVTLKATIDEEDQDMANCLILLAQGHSLPHHQPQQTRQLMISYQDSGNNNNAYRSSSRRFLETSSSNGTTANGGGRAGYYVYQCKTCDRTFPSFQALGGHRASHKKPKAATGLHSNHDLKKSIYDDPVSLHLNNVVTTTPNNNSNHRSLVVYGKANNNKVHECGICGAEFTSGQALGGHMRRHRGAVVAAAAASNPTVAVAATTATANTALSLSPMSFDQMSDGPVQVPVKRARSAVVSLDLDLNLPAPEDENRVNGLSLASKQENEQEHEQTQQKKQREEQKSLVLSSAPTLVDCHY; from the coding sequence ATACCTCCCTTTCTTCTTGAAGCAGCTGCGGAGGCTGTATCAGCCGCTAGGGAGCAATCATTGATCCTTAAAGGGAAACGGACTAAGCGCCAACGTCCGCAGTCCCCAATCCCTTTCTCTATCATCCCTCCTATGTCTTCACAAGAGCCGGATGCTGAAGAAGAATCCACTAGTCTTGTTTCCAAGGAGCAGAATCTCAATGATGagatcaacaacaataacaacaagaaTGATAACAATACTAATTTGATCAATGGTGTtacatcttcatcttctgccTCTTCATCTTCCAACAACAATGTGACATTAAAGGCCACCATTGACGAGGAAGATCAAGACATGGCTAATTGTTTGATCCTCCTCGCCCAGGGTCACTCTCTTCCTCACCACCAACCGCAACAAACAAGACAGTTAATGATAAGTTACCAAGATTCtggtaacaacaacaatgcGTATAGATCTAGCAGCAGGAGGTTTCTGGAGACATCTTCATCGAACGGGACCACAGCGAACGGCGGAGGCAGAGCCGGTTACTATGTTTACCAGTGCAAAACATGTGACCGTACTTTTCCGTCTTTCCAAGCCCTTGGCGGCCATAGGGCCAGCCACAAGAAGCCTAAAGCCGCCACGGGTCTTCACTCCAATCATGACCTCAAGAAGTCTATCTACGATGACCCCGTTTCTCTCCATCTCAACAACGTTGTCACCACGACTCCAAACAACAATAGTAACCATAGATCGCTTGTGGTATACGGTAAAGCTAATAATAATAAGGTCCATGAATGTGGGATATGTGGAGCCGAATTCACATCCGGACAAGCATTAGGTGGTCACATGAGACGACATAGAGGTGCAGTGGTGGCCGCAGCAGCCGCCTCTAACCCCACCGTAGCGGTTGCGGCCACTACAGCTACTGCAAACACTGCTTTGTCATTATCGCCTATGTCATTTGATCAGATGTCGGACGGTCCGGTTCAGGTTCCGGTTAAGAGAGCGAGGAGCGCGGTTGTGTCGTTAGATTTAGATCTGAATCTACCTGCCCCGGAAGATGAGAATCGGGTCAACGGATTAAGCTTAGCTTCAAAGCAAGAAAACGAACAAGAACATGAACAAACacaacagaagaaacagagagaagaacaaaagtcTCTTGTCTTGTCTTCTGCTCCTACATTGGTGGATTGCCATTActga